The following coding sequences lie in one Alosa sapidissima isolate fAloSap1 chromosome 15, fAloSap1.pri, whole genome shotgun sequence genomic window:
- the LOC121684599 gene encoding olfactory receptor 52J3-like: MDCLSVAMNQTISSVLRIASFDIHPSAVYPIFIMGLLVYLFSVLSNVTILMLIVTQRSLHRPMFYIFFSLPLNDLIGITVMFPRVLVDIVIMKNTVNYPLCVLQAFLLHLSGGGILFILAAMAYDRYIAICKPLRYNSILTSLGITAVISLAWGANFALVLVLFLLQARVTKCRDFIINVFCDNFSLLSLSCGEDLTINNIYGLVITAFMHIVTVTIQLFSYIQILLTCIMNKQSDAKTKAVNTCLAQIISFILFEIVCLFTILSYRFPNITPNARRACGMLIFLILPVLNPIIYGMKTKDIRTAFFHILKKQNFLSSQ, from the coding sequence ATGGACTGCCTGAGTGTTGCAATGAATCAAACAATCTCCTCTGTCCTCAGAATTGCCAGCTTTGACATCCACCCCTCTGCTGTTTACCCTATTTTCATTATGGGCCTTTTGGTTTACTTATTTTCTGTCCTCTCAAATGTGACAATCCTGATGCTGATAGTTACTCAGAGGAGTCTCCACAGGCCGATGTTTTACATCTTCTTCAGCCTGCCACTGAATGACCTCATTGGAATTACTGTAATGTTTCCCCGTGTGCTTGTGGACATTGTGATCATGAAGAACACTGTCAACTACCCACTTTGTGTCCTTCAGGCATTTTTGCTCCATTTGTCTGGTGGTGGCATCCTCTTTATACTAGCAGCAATGGCATATGACCGATATATTGCTATATGCAAGCCACTCAGATACAATTCAATTCTGACATCACTTGGTATAACTGCTGTTATATCATTAGCTTGGGGCGCTAATTTTGCCTTAGTTCTAGTGCTTTTTCTGCTTCAGGCCAGAGTAACAAAGTGCAGGGATTTTATAATAAATGTGTTTTGTGATAACTTCTCATTGCTTAGCCTTTCCTGTGGAGAAGACCTTACAATAAACAATATTTATGGATTAGTTATAACAGCATTTATGCACATAGTCACTGTAACAATTCAGCTGTTCTCATACATTCAAATCCTTTTAACTTGTATCATGAACAAACAATCAGATGCCAAAACAAAGGCAGTGAACACCTGCTTAGCGCAGATCATTTCATTTATTCTTTTTGAGATTGTCTGTTTGTTCACAATACTGTCTTACCGGTTTCCAAACATAACCCCTAATGCAAGAAGAGCCTGTGGAATGCTTATTTTTCTGATTCTACCTGTTTTAAACCCCATTATCTATGGAATGAAAACCAAGGATATTAGAACAgcattttttcacattttgaaGAAACAAAATTTTTTATCATCACAGTAG
- the LOC121684598 gene encoding olfactory receptor 52E4-like, giving the protein MSVSLNQTISSVLRIASFDIHPSAVYPIFIMGLLVYFFSVLSNVTILVLIVTQRSLHRPMFYILFSLPLNDLIGITAMFPRLLVDIVIMKNTVNYPLCVLQAFLLHMYGGGIPFILAAMAYDRYIAICKPLRYNSILTSLGITAVISLAWGANFALILVLFLLQARVKMCRNFIMNVFCDNFSLLNLSCGEDLTINNIYGLAITAFMHIITVTIQLFSYIQILLTCVMNKQSDAKSKAVNTCLAQIISFILFEIVVLFTILSYRFPNITPNARKACGMLIFLILPVLNPIIYGMKTKDIRTAFFHILKKGKMSSS; this is encoded by the coding sequence ATGAGTGTTTCATTGAATCAAACAATCTCTTCTGTCCTCAGAATTGCAAGCTTTGACATCCACCCCTCTGCTGTTTACCCTATTTTCATTATGGGCCTTTTGGTTTACTTCTTTTCTGTCCTCTCAAACGTGACAATCCTGGTGCTGATAGTTACTCAGAGGAGTCTCCACAGGCCGATGTTTTACATCCTTTTCAGCCTGCCATTGAATGATCTCATTGGAATTACTGCAATGTTTCCCCGTCTGCTTGTAGACATTGTGATCATGAAGAACACTGTCAACTACCCACTTTGTGTCCTTCAGGCGTTTTTGCTCCATATGTATGGTGGTGGCATACCCTTTATACTAGCAGCAATGGCATATGACCGATATATTGCTATATGCAAGCCACTCAGATACAATTCGATTCTGACATCACTTGGTATAACTGCTGTTATATCATTAGCTTGGGGGGCTAATTTTGCCTTAATTTTAGTTCTTTTCCTGCTTCAGGCCAGAGTAAAAATGTGCAGGAATTTTAttatgaatgtgttttgtgaTAATTTCTCATTGCTTAACCTTTCCTGTGGAGAAGACCTTACAATAAACAATATTTATGGATTAGCTATAACAGCATTTATGCACATAATCACTGTAACAATTCAGCTGTTCTCATACATCCAAATCCTTTTAACTTGTGTCATGAACAAACAATCAGATGCCAAATCAAAGGCTGTGAACACCTGCTTAGCGCAAATAATTTCATTTATTCTTTTTGAGATTGTCGTTTTGTTCACAATACTGTCTTATCGGTTTCCAAACATAACCCCTAATGCAAGAAAAGCCTGTGGAATGCTGATTTTTCTGATTCTACCTGTTTTAAACCCCATTATCTATGGGATGAAAACCAAGGATATTAGAACAgcattttttcacattttgaaGAAAGGAAAAATGTCATCATCATAG